In one Bordetella pertussis 18323 genomic region, the following are encoded:
- a CDS encoding enoyl-CoA hydratase family protein, with the protein MTQSEQVHTMKHHKRPYAGHAARTFQWQVSDDGKIATITLNRPERKNPLTFDSYAELRDLFRGLVYATDIKVVVLTGAGGNFCSGGDVHEIIGPLTRMSMPELLDFTRMTGDLVKAMRACPQPIVAAVDGVCAGAGAMMALASDMRLGTPAARTAFLFTRVGLAGADMGACTLLPRMIGQGRASELLYTGRAMNADEGLQWGFFNALHDPAELSGAALALAEQLAAGPTFAHGVTKKLLHQEWNMGVDEAIEAEAQAQAQAICMQTQDFRRAYDAFVARRKPVFEGD; encoded by the coding sequence ATGACGCAATCCGAGCAAGTCCACACCATGAAGCACCACAAGCGGCCGTATGCTGGCCATGCCGCGCGCACGTTCCAGTGGCAGGTGTCCGACGACGGCAAGATCGCCACCATCACGCTGAACCGGCCGGAACGCAAGAACCCGCTGACGTTCGACTCGTACGCCGAGCTGCGCGATCTGTTCCGCGGCCTGGTCTACGCCACCGACATCAAGGTCGTGGTGCTCACCGGCGCGGGCGGCAACTTCTGCTCGGGCGGGGATGTGCACGAGATCATCGGGCCGCTGACGCGCATGAGCATGCCCGAGCTGCTGGACTTCACCCGCATGACCGGCGACCTGGTCAAGGCCATGCGGGCGTGTCCGCAGCCCATCGTGGCGGCGGTGGACGGCGTGTGCGCCGGCGCCGGGGCGATGATGGCGCTGGCCTCGGACATGCGGCTGGGCACGCCGGCGGCGCGCACGGCCTTCCTGTTCACGCGCGTGGGGCTGGCCGGCGCCGACATGGGCGCCTGCACGCTGTTGCCGCGCATGATCGGCCAGGGCCGCGCCAGCGAGCTGCTGTACACCGGCCGCGCCATGAATGCCGACGAGGGCCTGCAATGGGGGTTCTTCAATGCGCTGCATGATCCGGCCGAGCTGTCCGGCGCGGCGCTGGCGCTGGCCGAGCAGCTGGCCGCCGGTCCGACCTTCGCGCACGGCGTGACCAAGAAGCTGCTGCACCAGGAATGGAACATGGGCGTGGACGAGGCCATCGAGGCCGAGGCGCAGGCGCAGGCGCAGGCCATCTGCATGCAGACGCAGGATTTCCGCCGCGCCTACGATGCCTTCGTGGCCAGGCGCAAGCCGGTGTTCGAGGGGGACTGA
- a CDS encoding SDR family NAD(P)-dependent oxidoreductase: MSTSTQALAGRHALVTGGARGIGLACARALLARGASVTLLGRDGGALDAAADQLARAGRVQTASADVADAASVRAAFEQAARALGPVAILVNNAGQAVSQRFDRTDEALWQRMLAVNLTGTFHCIQAALPGMLDGGWGRVVNVASTAGLIGYAYVSAYCAAKHGVVGLTRALALETARKGVTVNAVCPGYTETDIVRGAVANIVEKTGLSEAEARATLAERNPQGRLINPEEVAETVAWLALPASAAINGQAIAVDGGEVMTG; this comes from the coding sequence ATGAGCACATCCACACAGGCCTTGGCCGGGCGCCACGCCCTGGTTACGGGCGGTGCGCGCGGCATCGGGCTGGCGTGCGCGCGCGCGCTGCTGGCGCGCGGCGCCAGCGTCACCTTGCTGGGCCGTGACGGCGGCGCCCTGGATGCCGCCGCCGACCAGCTGGCGCGCGCCGGCCGGGTGCAGACCGCCAGCGCCGACGTGGCCGACGCCGCCTCGGTGCGCGCGGCATTCGAGCAGGCCGCGCGCGCGCTCGGGCCGGTCGCGATCCTGGTCAACAACGCCGGCCAGGCGGTCAGCCAGCGCTTCGACCGCACCGACGAGGCGCTGTGGCAGCGCATGCTGGCGGTCAACCTGACCGGCACGTTCCACTGCATCCAGGCGGCCCTGCCGGGGATGCTGGATGGCGGCTGGGGCAGGGTGGTCAACGTCGCCAGCACCGCCGGCCTGATCGGCTACGCCTACGTCAGCGCCTACTGCGCCGCCAAGCATGGCGTGGTGGGCCTGACCCGCGCGCTGGCGCTGGAGACGGCGCGCAAGGGCGTCACGGTCAACGCCGTGTGCCCGGGCTACACCGAAACCGACATCGTGCGTGGCGCGGTGGCCAACATCGTGGAGAAGACCGGCCTGAGCGAGGCCGAGGCGCGCGCCACGCTGGCCGAACGCAATCCGCAAGGACGCCTGATCAACCCCGAGGAAGTCGCGGAAACCGTGGCCTGGCTGGCCCTGCCCGCCTCGGCAGCCATCAACGGCCAGGCCATCGCCGTCGACGGCGGCGAAGTCATGACTGGCTGA